One window from the genome of Motilibacter aurantiacus encodes:
- a CDS encoding FAD-dependent oxidoreductase — translation MAGGRAVEEIVARGGAERFGVEVFGEEPYGNYNRIMLSEVLAGNAAAPEIYLNPVEWYADNGVVFHRGVRVVRIDRRRRLVFGDDGSIVGYDKLVVATGSRAFLPPMEGMWQDAKTLTPGVFGFRGLDDTAEMMRHAPEHDVAVVIGGGLLGLEAARGLQTYGMTTHVVHAAPTLMNQQLDEQAGRILQRSVEQLGISVRCDARTTAVLGEDRVTGVRLADGTTLDCDMVVMTAGIRPNVELARRAGLTVDRAIVVDDQMRSVDDPDVYVVGECAQHRGQVYGLVAPLWEQARVLADHLTGADPTAAYHGSRVATKLKVAGVDVAAMGLKEPEHEDDELVQFCEPRRGVYKTLIVREDRLVGATLLGDVRKVAFLTQVFDKGLPLPEERARLLFDIGGAAEPVGAAGLADDAQVCNCNGVTKGQLVACVHGGEDTVTGVMDRTRAGKGCGSCRGLVKEVCELAMAGQQDGSDDGPVADPAACDSFPRPGRPLVVRAG, via the coding sequence ATGGCCGGCGGTCGGGCCGTCGAGGAGATCGTCGCCCGTGGAGGCGCAGAGCGCTTCGGTGTTGAGGTCTTCGGTGAAGAGCCGTACGGGAACTACAACCGGATCATGCTGTCGGAGGTGCTCGCCGGCAACGCCGCGGCGCCGGAGATCTACCTCAACCCCGTCGAGTGGTACGCGGACAACGGCGTCGTCTTCCACCGCGGCGTCCGCGTGGTGCGGATCGACCGGCGCAGGCGACTGGTCTTCGGCGACGACGGGTCGATCGTCGGCTACGACAAGCTGGTCGTCGCCACCGGCAGCCGGGCGTTCCTCCCGCCGATGGAGGGCATGTGGCAGGACGCCAAGACGCTCACGCCCGGCGTCTTCGGCTTCCGGGGGCTGGACGACACCGCGGAGATGATGCGGCACGCGCCGGAGCACGACGTCGCAGTGGTGATCGGGGGGGGCCTGCTCGGGCTCGAGGCGGCCCGCGGCCTGCAGACGTACGGGATGACGACCCACGTGGTCCACGCCGCGCCCACGCTGATGAACCAGCAGCTCGACGAGCAGGCCGGGCGCATCCTGCAGCGCTCGGTCGAGCAGCTCGGCATCTCCGTCCGCTGCGACGCCCGCACCACCGCGGTCCTCGGGGAGGACCGGGTGACCGGCGTCCGGCTCGCCGACGGGACGACGCTCGACTGCGACATGGTCGTGATGACCGCGGGGATCCGGCCGAACGTGGAGCTGGCGCGCCGCGCGGGCCTCACCGTCGACCGCGCGATCGTGGTCGACGACCAGATGCGCTCGGTGGACGACCCCGACGTCTACGTCGTGGGGGAGTGCGCCCAGCACCGCGGACAGGTCTACGGGCTGGTCGCGCCGCTGTGGGAGCAGGCCCGGGTGCTCGCCGACCATCTGACCGGCGCCGACCCCACCGCGGCGTACCACGGGTCGCGGGTGGCGACGAAGCTCAAGGTGGCCGGCGTCGACGTCGCGGCGATGGGGCTCAAGGAGCCCGAGCACGAGGACGACGAGCTCGTCCAGTTCTGCGAGCCCCGGCGCGGCGTCTACAAGACGTTGATCGTCCGGGAGGACCGGCTGGTCGGCGCCACCCTCCTGGGCGACGTGCGCAAGGTCGCCTTCCTCACGCAGGTGTTCGACAAGGGGCTGCCCCTGCCGGAGGAGCGGGCCCGGCTGCTCTTCGACATCGGCGGCGCCGCGGAGCCGGTCGGTGCGGCCGGCCTCGCCGATGACGCGCAGGTGTGCAACTGCAACGGCGTCACCAAGGGGCAGCTCGTCGCCTGCGTGCACGGCGGCGAGGACACCGTGACGGGGGTCATGGACCGGACCCGTGCCGGCAAGGGGTGCGGCTCGTGCCGCGGGCTCGTCAAGGAGGTCTGCGAGCTGGCGATGGCGGGACAGCAGGACGGGAGCGACGACGGCCCGGTGGCCGATCCCGCAGCCTGCGACAGCTTTCCGCGCCCGGGACGGCCCCTCGTCGTGCGCGCCGGCTGA